A single Dermacentor albipictus isolate Rhodes 1998 colony chromosome 3, USDA_Dalb.pri_finalv2, whole genome shotgun sequence DNA region contains:
- the LOC135898722 gene encoding alpha-tocopherol transfer protein-like, translating into MPNDSNGNFREGFTLPGDLRDIAQQELRETPAVKEQALSQLRELILGDPLLDCPTDEDFLVKFLRARKYDPQSAFKNVKRYFKVRRDNPQMFEELTPCNVPLNDACRKHRLVTLSRKTDPKGRAVLKFRTGGWNTDICSLDDFLRICIVHAEHVLLQEEFQIRGIVAVLDIKGLSLFHIAQYTPSVIRTFMSLAQDCLPLRIKAVYIINNHALFDLLFTIAKPFMKAKLVNRIRFFGYDLEELHSLVPDDVIPEEHGGTDESYDFDTIEEELKSEEKFFEKINAYGYRKEAKNGK; encoded by the exons ATGCCGAACGACAGCAACGGAAACTTTCGGGAAGGCTTCACTTTGCCTGGAGATTTGAGAGATATTGCACAGCAAGAGCTAAGAGAAACGCCTGCAGTAAAGGAGCAGGCCTTGAGTCAACTGCGGGAGCTAATCCTAG GCGATCCCTTACTTGACTGTCCTACGGACGAAGACTTCCTCGTCAAGTTTCTACGGGCGAGAAAGTACGACCCGCAGAGCGCcttcaagaacgtcaaaagataTTTTAAAGTTCGAAGGGACAATCCACAGATGTTCGAAGAACTAACGCCATGTAATGTGCCTTTAAACGACGCCTGCCGTAAGCATCGGCTGGTGACGCTGTCCCGCAAGACGGATCCCAAGGGAAGAGCTGTGCTGAAGTTCAGGACTG GCGGCTGGAACACCGATATATGCTCGCTGGACGACTTCTTGAGGATTTGCATAGTGCACGCCGAACATGTCCTGCTTcaagaagaattccagatcaggGGCATCGTAGCCGTTCTCGACATCAAGGGCCTTAGCCTATTCCACATAGCTCAGTACACGCCTTCCGTTATCAGAACATTCATGAGCCTTGCGCAG GACTGCCTACCCTTGAGGATCAAAGCTGTCTACATCATCAACAACCATGCTTTATTTGACCTTTTATTCACTATTGCCAAGCCCTTCATGAAGGCCAAGCTGGTGAACAGG ATTCGCTTCTTCGGCTACGACTTGGAGGAGTTACACAGTCTTGTGCCGGATGACGTCATTCCGGAGGAGCACGGCGGCACCGACGAAAGCTACGACTTTGACACGATAGAGGAGGAACTTAAGAGTGAAGAGAAGTTCTTCGAGAAGATTAACGCCTACGGTTATCGCAAGGAGGCGAAGAACGGCAAATGA